From the genome of Oxyura jamaicensis isolate SHBP4307 breed ruddy duck chromosome 2, BPBGC_Ojam_1.0, whole genome shotgun sequence:
TGTAGCCTCCATTCTTGAGAAGCACTGGGCATGATCCAGCTCTGCACCTCAAATCCTTCCCTACCCCATAACTATTTCAATAGTGGGAGGAGGCGTTGGCTTGCTTTCAGCACAGGGGTCTGTCACTGGCTTGGGCTGAGCATCACCTACAATGCTACTATCAATTACTTGGACCTCTACGGTAAAAACCAAGGAGCTGGATCAGATCTGACAATAGCTTAGCCACTTCTGTGGGAGAGGATCCCGGAGCGCTGTCTTTTCTCTTTGGAGCCAGCTTTTTAAGGTAGATTGTTGTCACAGCATTGGTGTGGCTGTTTGGATGGACTTTGGCCAAGATGACAGTTTCTTATGAAGTTCTTACGTGTGCGCAGAGCTTTTGGTTGCACTTGAGGGTGTGTGTGTTTAGCCTGTCCACTTCAGACTGAGCAGGCGAAACTCAAAGATACAACAGGAAGAATCTAAACTATGTCGTTTGAGTGCTGGATGTTtggttttttccttttaatttagtTAAATTGCTCTGATAATGGATGCAGTTGGTTGGGAGTTTGAAAGATTACTGGACATGAAAGTATGGTGCAGTATGGAAGAGCAGGCTTCCTCAGAAAGTTTTTTCATGTCTTGGAGAAACTCTTCAAGTGTGAATCATTTCTGCTCCTGGCTGAGCCTGGATGAACTGAAAATTACAACGGCTGAAAACACTCATTGCCAAAGtctgtaataataaaatatttgggtataaatatttttatacctgggtagatttatttttatcaccCAGTCTATCCAGGTTGGTGTAACCAGCAAGatcagtaaaataaacaagtacCTTTaggttgaaaaaataaagacatctCTTGTCCTTTGCAAGCCtacagctgacagaagttgtaCAGTAACATGTTGTGGTTTTATATAACCCTGTTAGCATATCAAAGCTTTTCAATGACTGTGTTGGGTATGGGGTGAATTAATCAGTTCCTCCAAAGGTTTGTGTTATTTCTCGTGGTATGACCTTGCAGTCTGCTAATACTCCTCCTGCGTAGGTGGTAGAAAAGGCAGGCTGAAATTGTTAGTTCAGTTGGAGCCCAGCCCTACGATTCTGTGTGAGAAATCTCACTAAATAGAAGTAAAGATATGTGTTCACGGGCACATTCATTTTTACAGCATTCGGTGATTTTGACTGCATTGAGCAATCCACACCCTTCTAAAAGTCCATGCGGTCCTTCAGGTCCTTCAGCTGCTGATGCAACTCCTGGCTTTCAGTGCCTCTTCTCTATTTGAGGCCTCTTGTTTTGTACACAGAGACTTCTTCAGGTTGGATTCTTCAGACTGAGACTGTTGCCTTCCTTCTAGCAGTTGGCTCTCTTCCCACTCTTAATGGATTTAGGGGATTTAactgcaaattttaaaacattatatttGTGCTTGTTACTTTGACCTCCATTTTGTTGGGACCATCCAGTTGACTTTGGATGTTTATCTTCTGTTTCTAAATGACATTTTGGtgtgtttaaaataatcttcaCGGCCCTCTGAGCACCACTCTAAAAACCCTTAAtgtgctttttgtctttcagatctCGCTGCTGGTTGGATTCATCAGTGTAAATAATTCTCGGTGGACGAATTACAGTGCATACAGCTACTTTCAGATTGTCACCATGTGCGACTTGGTTATGGTTTTGTTCTTCTACATCATCCACATTTTCAGAGTGTACAGGATGCTCACTTGCGTTAGCTGGCCATTTGCGGTAAGTCTGTTAGGCAGTCTGCATTCCTTGCTTCTCTTGTGGGTTGATGTCTAAATTATGTAGTCTGTTTCCTTGTGCTGTCACACGTCGATAGGCTCTCTTTCATGGACAAGTCCCTTAGCTGCTTTTGGTGTTAGTATGCAGTTCAGCAGACACTGTAATTCTAAGTCTTTTAGCTGACCTGGATTGGCTCCTGCTCTCCTTTACACAGATAGAAATCCAGATTTAATCCAGGGAAGGCAGTAGTGTGATTCTGACACATCTGAAAAGAAGTCTCAGCAGATGGACCCTAACTTAGGTCATTCATAGTAGATACGTGGCTGTTAGAGTACCAAATCATTGCATTAGAATTGATGTGCTACATCCTGTCCCAAAATAAAGTCTGTGTGTGCTATTTAGGTCAAATTTGACTCTTTTTGGTGTGGTTGGAGGTAACTTTAAACAATAGCAAAGAATGGGAGCCTCAGCCTGACTGCCATAGCCTGGCCATTCCTAGGATATCCTGCAGGAAGTTTCTGCCTCATTCCCTTGTTTCCCTTGCACATCCATCTCTCCTGTCCTAGCAGAGAACTaacaagcagcacagaaaatgagagaCCTGAACTTCCTCAGCAGCTTTGATCAGGTCAGCTAACAGAAGAGTCCTGCGTCCTGGTGTGGGATCACAGGTTTTAATAACCTCTTACAAATGTCTCTCAGATGCATAGTGACATGTTAGTTCCACAGAAAAAGAACTAGTGGGATGGAAAATGCCAACCAGAGAGACGTAGAGCACATTTCGAAATTCAGTAAGTGGTCGGATGGCTTTTAATAGAAACTACATAAGTAATTTACAGATCTAAGATAACAGTTTATCCATCCGGCCACTTCtaaccagagagaaaaaaaaaatctttttaactgaagaatGTGGCTAGACTTGCAACGCTTCTTAAAAACGTGTGCCTCCATTATCTGTCTCCAGAAAGCACTTCTGTCTTTATCGAGAGGTAATACAAATTCAAAGATAAATACAAACGAAAGAAGCTGCTAAGTGACAGTTTTGCAAAGCAACACTTGATGTGTGCACTGCTGTAATAGAACCATGCCATTTTGatcttttgctttttggttttgttgcgTTTGTTCATTCCAAAATGTGCCAGAGTCACTAGAGAGTTTAAGGCACTGCAGACTGTGGCTGCTCAGCTTCAATAGGATGGGATGTTTATACATTGCTGCTATTTTACAGCcactttccttttcagtcaAATATTTAAGTAGCTTTCGAACAGAATAGGAAGGCCTGTAAGAGACTTTGGGAAACTAGGATTAGTGTTTGGCTGAGTTTCCTGGCAGGATCTCTTCATTGCAGGGGTCTGACTTGCAATCGGTGAAGTCGAAGTGGTTCAAGAGGTTGCTCTGCACTGACACCTTTTAAAGCTGGAAAGCATTTCTCCAGAGGGGCTCTCTGCCAGTCCTGCCAGGGGTTCTACATGGTTCTCCATGTAATTTGCCTTTGACAATTCATTTACACCTTGGCCCCATCTGTTGGGCTCTTTGATAGTAGTGGCCAGCGAACACTGTTTTACTGGGCCTCTCTGAGGAGGCAATGGCATGCCTGATTTGCCTGCTGCATTGTGAACTAGCCAGAGGAGCCTCCTAACAGAAATACTTGCTTCTAGTAAAAGCAAAGGTTGAGATGTTGATCACCTGAAACAAGGTTACAAAAGAGGAAAGTGAGTTGTAGACTGAGAACCTGCTTTATAGCAGGATCGTCCTCAGCTATTTAAACACCTGAGTGGAAGGAAACTGTGGTATGTTATGACAGACTATTTCTCTTCTGGGATTTCCTtgtaaattttccttttgggaCTCTCTAATCTCTCCTTGTGTTTGAGGAGGAGCCTCCCCTTGCCCTTACACATGGCATTTGCTTGGCTCACGCTGGTAACATAGTGCAAATAGAGTAAGCAGAAATGCCTCCTACCCACCCCAAATGGAACAACCCCTGTATGTTGCAGATACCCATATTGCTTGCTATAAACTTTGTGAGGATTGAAAGTCCAAGTCCACAGATGACTCCAGTTTACAGTGAGGCAAAATTAACTCCTGGAGTGATACTTGACACTCTAGAGAAAATCTTAAATACAGTGCCTCAGTGCtctctcaggaaaaaaacaaacaaacaaacaaacaaacaaaaaactgcttcCTGGTGTATTTCTTACTGCATTACTAAGCTGCAGCCACCCTTACAGACTTAGACTGATTTTCTGGAACCTGATATTGCTTATGAATGTCTGTATGGTTGTGCTTTTTGTGGGTTCCCTCCTGTTTCTAGTCTAGGTGATGGAAGTTGTTAGTGAACGAGCTTACTTTCTGATTAGAAGTAGAAGCATTTGCATTTCCTCTGCCATTCATTGCCATGTCCTGTATGTAGACTAGAGAAGTGTGACCCCAAAACATCTTCCTTCCTCCAGAACTGTCTCATTGAGTAATTTGATGCAATAAAGATAAATGTTTCACCCTCAATAGTGTACCATAGTGAACTGAAAGGATCGAATCCTTACCAGTAAGTAGATCTTATTCCAGTGACACTTGTAGACCTGCAGATTGCCTCTCCCTTTTGAACAGAAAGTCAGGTATGGTACACTGTCTGACAATTCACAAGTTGtttttatctctctctttttctctctttttaaaacttttttttttttttttttttccttttgactgttgtttttttccctctggccTCGAGTAACCTCTGCCAACTTGTTTTGATTCTGGTGCATGTAGAAATACTCTCCTGTTAAGTTTCCCTTCTGAAGCAGCCTATGCTTGTCTTTACAGGAGtttcttcattatttaattGGTACCATTCTGCTTCTCATTGCATCGATTGTAGCAGCATCGAAGAGTTACAATGTGACTGGACTTGTTGCTGGAGCGGTAAGGCTGTGTTTATTAGTCTAGACGCTTTTTCATTGCAATATATATTAACCAGGGCACTAGAAATCTCTTGCTTGTCACTGTTTTCTTATTGACTTGCCTTGCTTGCGTCTCAGTTGGTATACTGCCTTCTAGCTCATTTCAGTGAATGTTCTGGAATGTAATGCCGacaaaaaggttttgttgtGAGACTCCAGACTCACCACTAAAGTGGGTATTTGTCGTGTCAGTGAGTTGAAACCAAAGGTTCCTGCGTTAACACATGGGGACAAATGTGTAGAAGAATTAAGACAATGCAGGTTTCACAAATGGCTGTTGGAGCAACTGGAAGCACTTCGCCCTAGTCTTCTGCAtttgcctcctcctgcccctgttCAAATAATTTCTCCTGAGCTAAAACTGACTGTAGTCCCAGGCCTTCCTAAGTGGAAGATGCACTCTGTCTCTGTTGTCTATGTTGGCTAGGGGGCTCTTAGAAGCATGACTTTTGACTGTGGGCAACAGTATTTTCACAGCAACAGGGCTTAAAATGCAACCTGAATAAAGACTTGCTTTCAGAAACTCGGTTCTGATGATGTTTTGTAGATGAAAATGGACTAGAAGACTTGCCTGACTTATTTGGCAGATGGCAGAGAAAGGCTTGTTTGAATGGGGTTTGCCAAAAGAATAGGAATTGGAGGTGTTagaaaaagtcttttctttGTTGCAGAATCCTAATGAGATGTCTGGCAGGTGAGACACTGTTGCTGTCcagctttttctctcccatGTATATGATTTCTAGTCTATCTTCCAGTCTTTGTTTTGTCAAAGCATAAGCTGCTCTTATactatggatttattttattattgtcattAAGCATATTGGCAGAATGGAGGAAAACATAACTCCTTTTTGGTCTGTTAACATCATAAAATGTGTAGTTGAATATACGAGAGAGTCCGTACATTCATGGAATGTGTCATCTAGTGGTAAAtatttgtggtttgtttgtttgtttttcgcCCAGACTTTTGGATTCCTAGCTACGATCCTTTGTGTTTTAAGCATATGGTCATCCTACAAGGTTTCTTGCATTACCCAGTCAACAAGTAAGTATCATGCTTGGTGCCTGCCAGAATGCTTcccaaaatgaatatttatattttcctgtggCAGCGTCTACCTGGGAGGTTTTATTAACAGCCTGTTGCTTGTTACTCAAAATTACTCACAAAGCAATGATTCCATACTTTCAGTTAACATGTGTATCACAGCTACTGACAGTTTTTAACAACTAAGCAGTAgagcaaaattatttgcttcTAGTAAGTAGCAAATGTATCAGTGttgtctcttcttcctctcccaccCTCTACAAAACGAAGGCTTCCTGTGTGCTCTTTAATCAAGTAGATTCATTTGTTTGTGGCAGTGAAAGTGACTGTGGCTTCCTTTTCAAAGATGCAGCTGTATGACTCCTTCATCTCTGCAAGATGTCAGCCTTATGAAATAGCATACCAAAGAGGAGCATCCACCATGGAGAAGAAAGCCTGGGTAGTTCATTAGAAGCCTGGAATGCCAGTAGCCTTCGAAGATCTACTTGAATGTCTATGCAAAACAATGTCGTGAACcaaagttgttgtttttctcttcccccacccAAAAAAGTTTGCTTTCCCCCCAGAAGTTTATAATGGAGAACCAACTTTTTCTGAGCTTTACAGAGAAAGACTACTTGTGTCTCTCAAGCTGGGCTGCAGTCATTGCCCGTCATTTGCAATAAGTACttaaaaaaagactaatttGGAGAGTTGCTTGATTCTCCTTTCAGAGGGATGGAAGAATTGTTTCTAATTTCCTCCATCTGTTTACAGAAGGGAAATCCTGCAAATTCCTACCTGATTCTTAACTTCCAAGGATGGTTTGTTTAACAAAGGAACTGTTGCAAACTGATCTGTGCCTGGATAAGCTGACCCAAGTCTTTGTTACCTCTTCCTACCAGAACCATGGATTTTTCTAACAGCAGCTCAGCCAGCGtcaaaaaatacaaactgcaATTTGTATAAATTACTGCAAATACTCTCTTCTAGCCCCAACAGAACATGATGacattcattcttttcttcatgaattttaagtttattaataatcaaaaattattcttaaaaactTTCCTCTGCCAAATGCAGGGAAATACCTACCCAAGAATAAGCATTTAACGATTTGCgaggtctttttctttctttttcacaaataGTTGTTGGTGGAATGGACATTCATAAGACTTGCTGTATGGGAAATTTCTGTTGAATTTCCTAGAAAGGAAAGTATTCTCTTTGGAGTCTAATGGTGTTTATGGAAAGCTCATTGTGAATAGAGCAATCTATCACAATCTGTCTAGTGCCTCTTTCTCCCTCTTACATGtggtttttcccttcctctgctgggATCGATATTTTCAGGGGTTCTGCCCAGAGCCTGGACAGAGTTTTGTCCAACCTGACATTGTTGTGAAGCTTTATGTAACTGTGAGGCTGAGACAATGCTGCTACCTTCTTGGCACCTCTACCCTTTTGCAGTCCATCTCTGATGAGCTGGAAACTCTTTGCAGAAAAAAGGGAAGTGTAAGCTCCTCCTCCTTGGTGCTCTTCCCTTTCACATCTAGCTGTGAAGTAGAACTCACACGTTTAAGTTGGTCTCTTACATCAGGACAACTACATGACAGTGCAGCAggtttctgcaaaaaaaaaaaaaaaaaaaaaaaaaaaaaaaggattaatcGTTTACCAGGTCCGATCTGGAGGAATTAAGTGTTTTCTGGCCTGctatgcatttttctatttgtctGAAATTCTGCATAAATACTACTAAGTAATTCAATGATCTGCttttagaaaatgctttttgtgcCCCTTTACAGGTTATCATACATTGCCATTTGTTGCCACCTTAATTTATTCTCTCATCCGAACATatctttggttgtttttttttggtttcgttttttattctttaaaaggGAAATAGGCCAACTGCTAAAATTCTAAGAATTcgagaaattaaatgaaaataatctagCAGATAACTTGGAAAGGCAGAAACCCCCCTTCTCATGGTGCACAGTTTCTGTGATTGCTATTGCTGTTCCTTTTTGTAAGTGACTTATTCCTAACAACACAGGGCAGGAAACAATTTGAAAGCACAGAAGTCTACTATATATGGATGAAGATGCCTGTATTCACTCCAAGATAAATTGCTTTGACATTAACGTGGAAGATTATTCAAATAGAACCATTCACTTTGAGTGAAAATACCTGCAGAAGGTAGTGATATACATATATGATTGGGAGGGtgtctcttttttattttgcaacaaAGGTGTTTGATCACCAGCTCTCCTGCCAAGACTGACTTAGCCACAGGTTTTGGAAAACAGTACCCTGACTTCAGCTTGGATTGACACGGTAGCTATTTAAGGATACAATCTCTCCTATTCCCCCAAATGAAAGAGAAGTGCTCCATTTCTGCTGGTGGCACATTCATCTCTTGAGAGCAGTACTCAGAGAGATATTAGGCACCTTCTACGAGATTTCACCTGCCTTGGCAATCCTGTGGAAGGAAGTCTTCAGCTGTGCACGGTGTGAGTGCATCTGGGCCcgcagagcagtgctggcactggAAAGAAGCATCTGGGGCTGGAGACTGAGCTTGCAGTGAAGAAAGGGCTGTTTCCATGTTCTGCTGGGATCGTGTCCCCTCTGCTGACACTACAGCCTCCCACGTCACTCTGTCACTTGCTTCCATGGCCTGGGGGAAACCGTTAGGGGGAATTTCTTGCAGTCCAACAACCAAAGAACTTCTGGATGATGCCGTGTGATAGCCCAAAGAATACATTTTGCTCTAAGTGCACTTGTTTATACTGGATCAAGGGACGAATGTACAAGTTGGCTTCTGGTTTTGTGCCTATCATCAGGCCTAAGGTATGCTTGTAGTTTTTGCTATTACGGCAGTGCTGGGTTCACAGACCCACCAGATGCTCTGAATGCAGCATGCTTTGAGGCTGGAAAACTGACATTTCTGCTGGCATAGCTTCCTCACTTCTCCCAAATCCTTGTGAAACATATCCACCaggaaaagcacagcttttGGTGGTATCACCAGCTCTACCAGCAGGTCTTTGAATGACAGCTCTGTCTGACAAGGACTTTGGCACCTCACTACTGTACCTATGCCAGCAGAAGTGTTCTAACTTTCCTTCAGTGTCAACCCAGTTCTGAAATCTCCATCTGTCTGTTACTTTGTCAAATCTGGGATTCCAGCTctttatctaaaaataaactatgtTTGCTATTTAGATGATAAAATGGCTTTAATAATTAGATTGTTGtcttgatcctttttttttttttttctccattgctttGCTGGAGCAGTGTTTTTCTGTCTGGGACCATCAGAATCTCTTACAACTGGAGGACAAAAGCTGTAGAagccccagaaaaaaaatgttcccctTCTCTTGTGTGTGGATATGCTGGTCTCTGACAAGCCCACCCAAAAGTTGTCCATCCTCTTCAGTCCTGAGATGAGGGCAGTAGATCCTTTGAGCCACCACAGGTAGAGCATGGGGTTCggtttcactgaaaattaaaataaaaattgtggaGGAAGAGGTAGCACAAAACCATTTCATACTGAATAAAAAGATGGTGTTTGAGATAAGCTAGAGAATGACTAATGCCTTTGTGAGGGTAGAAACTGGGAAGGTGAGAAGAGGAAGTGAAACTTTTACAGTTTAAAGAAGAAGATAAAGAGGAAGGGTGGTTCTGAAAAGCTTGAGGACCACAGCGCTGGATGAAGGCACTGCAGGTTGTGATAGCTTGcatgctttttctgttgctctgaaATGCTTGTGTTTTGCACTGTGTGAATTACAAAGGATTGGTGTCTTTGCTTCTAAAAGGCTTTAGGAATAAATCCCTAAGTGGggtttgggggtgggggtggcagGACACCACCATTAGTTTTATGGTTTTAATGAAGTGTGGGGAGGTGAGTGGTACTCCAGGAAAAAGGACTAGGAGCTTGTTAGGACAAAAGGAACAGGGCACAAGGAAGAGCAGGTGCAAACATTAGTTCCTTGCCTCATAAGCTTTCTCCTAATGTGAGAACATTCTGCGCTAATAGAACTGCTGGCAGATATCAATAGTCTGTGGCTGTGTCAGGACTTAAACAGCAGGCCTACCTCGAGTGATTGAAAAGTCTCTCTTCTTTGCTTGCCCCCTGTGTATGTATTTCATACCTGTGTCTATGATTTTCATGTTATGCTAAAGCTGAAGTAAGCTGCAATAAGCCTGACCCAGGGGCTGAGGAAAACAGCATCAAATTGCAACATGTTTGTCCCCGTTGAACTTAAAATTGCTCAAGGCTCTACTATTCTTAGAGCCAGTGGAgagcaaaatgctgctgctgagctggagaAGCTGTGCTGGACAGGGGCCTCTGCCAGCACTTGTGCTAGGGGCACAAGTACAGGGACACACCTGCATTTGGACTAAGTTTCACCTGAGAGCCAAGGAAAGCTGGAGTTGTGTATCTCTGGGCCCGAGTgggctcagtgctgggctgGAATCTGGGTGCTGCTCCTTGTTGTGTGAGGTGGGGAGAATTGGGTACCGCAGTAGGGGTCTGGGGGATGCTCACGTCCTTTTTGCCTGCAGAGAGGGAAACCCATGGCAGGAGAGT
Proteins encoded in this window:
- the CMTM7 gene encoding CKLF-like MARVEL transmembrane domain-containing protein 7, giving the protein MSHGARVIRTGVSSAGPAAPPPAASSTTSAGSDGELVDGAYFRSCAGMLKVAQMISLLVGFISVNNSRWTNYSAYSYFQIVTMCDLVMVLFFYIIHIFRVYRMLTCVSWPFAEFLHYLIGTILLLIASIVAASKSYNVTGLVAGATFGFLATILCVLSIWSSYKVSCITQSTNAAV